GGCAAAAGGCGGCCACTCTCGCTGAGCCGTACGTTCGCTTCGGATTCGAAACTGAGAACGTAGGAGGTCAATGTCGCATGCCAGATATGCTCGTCAAACTGTATGACCTTCCGGATGTGTCTCCGCTCATCGACGTGCTTAATCGTCGTGGCATTGTGATTCGTGCCGCCATGCCATACGAAAAGCATCGGGTTGCTGAATGGGTGCGGAATACATTCAACGAAGCATGGGAGAGTGAGTGCGACGTTTCTTTCAGCAATCACCCTGTTTCCTGCTACATCGCCACAGAAGGAGGAAGGATCATCGGTTTTGCCTGTTATGACAGTGCTTGCAAGAACTTCTTCGGTCCGTCAGGCGTTTCCGAGAATATGAGAGGCTTGGGAATCGGCAAAGCGTTGCTTTTGTCTTGCCTGCACGCCATGAGAGCAGGCGGGTTTGCGTACGCCATCATAGGTGCGGTTGGTCCAGCGGTGTTTTATTCCAAGGCGGTGGGGGCGATCGTTATCGAGGGGTCGTCGCCGGGCATCTATCGGGATCGGCTGACGGATTAACACGTCACTTTC
Above is a window of Syntrophorhabdales bacterium DNA encoding:
- a CDS encoding GNAT family N-acetyltransferase; the encoded protein is MPDMLVKLYDLPDVSPLIDVLNRRGIVIRAAMPYEKHRVAEWVRNTFNEAWESECDVSFSNHPVSCYIATEGGRIIGFACYDSACKNFFGPSGVSENMRGLGIGKALLLSCLHAMRAGGFAYAIIGAVGPAVFYSKAVGAIVIEGSSPGIYRDRLTD